A window of Sphingobacterium kitahiroshimense genomic DNA:
CAATACCGTTACAATTAGGTTGCTTTCTATTCCTTTTGAAATGTTCAGTTGTAAAACTCCTGTAAAGTCCAACTGCTGTATTTGATTGAAAAAATTTGTATTCATCGTTCTGAAATTTTAATTGTTGAAGATTGTTTTTTGATTACTGTCAGTTTCTCGTACATATCTATCCAATAGGCTTTTTGCCTTTTGTCGAACTCCGAAAAACGTTTGTCTTTATGGTGGTATTCTTTGTAATCTGCTGTTATTCGGATAGCTTCGTCAAGGTCTGTTACTTCGATTTGGAAACCGTTTAAATCAATTATTTTCATAGTGTTGTAATTTTACGTTCCAAAAGAGTTTCCAATATCTCGTAATCGCTTTCGTATTCTTCGCCCTCAAAGTGGTAGAGGTCTGTTTCTTCGTCCTGCTCGTAGGTTTCAAAATCATCACCGCTCAAAAATATATCGCTGAGTATGCTATCCCGATAAGTTGCTCTGCCATAAACAAGGTTTCCCATTTCCTCATAGTCCTGTACAAAATCAACTTGGTAGTATTCTGCTATTCTTTGGACAATTTCAATATTAGGTGACCACTTTGTTTCGTATTGAAATTGCCCTTCATCGCCCTCGTTCCAATAGATATTGAAGAAATACCCACCGTTGGTATCTTCCATAAATTCGGGTAGTTGCCCTTCTTCGGTTTTTTCTTCCTTTTCCTTCATTGATTGGAAAAGTTCTTGTATTGCTGTGATTGCTTCGGGTTTCCCCTCGAATACAACCGTATTACTGCACCAATTTGCCATAACTTTTGTTTTTAGTAGGCTACCACCGATTAAAGCGGTAGCCTGTAGTTAGTTAATTAAGATTTAGGATTTCCGCACCGTCTAAAGCAAATTCGTTACACAAGTCAAATGCTTTCTGTGATTTGAGTTGGGCAGTACCACCCAATACAATGCTTTGTAATTTGGCTTCGTCATTCTTGTAATTTCTCACGTTCTGATAGTAGCCTGTAACAGCGTTGTATGCTCCGAACAAAGTGCCTTTTGTCGTGTCCATTTGCTGTGTATCGCTTATCATTGCGTATGCAAATGCGTCCTCAACGGTATTTTTGAATACGGTGGAAATTTCATCCATAGCACCTTTTTTCAGCAAATCAAAGGTTTCCTTATTCGGGCAAAGTGCCAATTGGATTAGCTTTTTAACCTCTTGGTCTGTTACCTTTACTTTTGCCCACTCATTAAAAATGCCCTCTAATTGGTTGCTAAATGTATTGGCAAGTCCCATAATCTTATGGGCATTCTCAACACGTTGTTTTGCTCCCGAAGTGTGTTTGATGCGGACAACATTAGTCATACTGCGTAATGAAGCGTTTAAGGTATTTTGACAAACAATTCTGATAGGCGTGAATGCGGCTGTGATACTTCCGCTACCATCGTGCGAAGTGGTTAGGAAAATGTACTTTTCCGTTACATCGTCGCCATTGCCTACACGGATATAATCGGGCAATTTGGCTGTGATAAATATGCGTTCTCCGTTGCCTAATGCTCCTGCGGTTTCGTACAGAATACCATCGCCACCACCTACAATAGCATCAAAGAAATTAAAGGCTTCACGGTTTTGTACAATGTGGTAATCCTTACCGACTACTCCCAATACTGCATTGTTATCGGTGCGTATGTTGGCAAAATAGTTAGGAACTTCTAATTCACTACTGCCTATCTCTATGCCGTTAGCTGTTTCGATAATGCCCGAACCTTTGGTAAATAGTGGGGATTTTACGACTTCGTAATCTAATCCTGCGTGTTTGATAGCTTCCTCGCTTGTCGGGTACTGTTCTACGATTTGCCCCAAGTTGTGCCACGCTTTTTGCTGAACGCTGAAAAATGAATAACGTCCTGTTCTCTCGTTGAAATTGATATTATGTGCCATAATGTTAAAAATTTGATGTTAAAAAATGATTGAATACTTGTTGTTAAAATGGGAGGTCGTCCTCTGCTCCCTGTGTTGTAAATCCGTTGCTTTCAGATTGTGCAGTAGCCTGTATGGTTTCGGCTCTCCTGCCTCCTGCAAGCGGTTTGAAGTCAGAGGTATGAAAGTTCAAACCTGCCTTTGCTTCTCCGTCTTTGCCTACCCACGCTCTTGTGCTTACCCTGCCAGTCAGTTCTACCAATAGACCTTTGGTGAGTATCTTCACTGCGTTCGGGGTTCTCCAATATGAGCAGTCGAAATAGGCGGTTTGCTCCACTCGTTCGCCCTGTTTGGTTTTGTAGCTGTCGTTTACCGCTACTGAAAAGTTTACTACTTGTTTTCCGTTTGACGTTGTGCGTACTTCCGCATCCCTTGTCAGTCTTCCTGTGATGTTCATAATCGTCCTGTTTTAAAAGTTTTACATTTTGTTACGTTCGCTTTTCTCGTTTCCTGCTTCCTGTTGTGGTTTGCTCCGCTTCGCTTCGCATAATTTTTTCCAAAAGAAAAACCGGAAAAAAGAAAGCAGATAATCCAAGCGGGCAACAGCGAAGACCAAGAAAAAAAATGATTTAATGGGGGTTCCTTTAGGGG
This region includes:
- a CDS encoding DUF932 domain-containing protein, which gives rise to MAHNINFNERTGRYSFFSVQQKAWHNLGQIVEQYPTSEEAIKHAGLDYEVVKSPLFTKGSGIIETANGIEIGSSELEVPNYFANIRTDNNAVLGVVGKDYHIVQNREAFNFFDAIVGGGDGILYETAGALGNGERIFITAKLPDYIRVGNGDDVTEKYIFLTTSHDGSGSITAAFTPIRIVCQNTLNASLRSMTNVVRIKHTSGAKQRVENAHKIMGLANTFSNQLEGIFNEWAKVKVTDQEVKKLIQLALCPNKETFDLLKKGAMDEISTVFKNTVEDAFAYAMISDTQQMDTTKGTLFGAYNAVTGYYQNVRNYKNDEAKLQSIVLGGTAQLKSQKAFDLCNEFALDGAEILNLN
- a CDS encoding single-stranded DNA-binding protein, producing the protein MNITGRLTRDAEVRTTSNGKQVVNFSVAVNDSYKTKQGERVEQTAYFDCSYWRTPNAVKILTKGLLVELTGRVSTRAWVGKDGEAKAGLNFHTSDFKPLAGGRRAETIQATAQSESNGFTTQGAEDDLPF